A region of Esox lucius isolate fEsoLuc1 chromosome 3, fEsoLuc1.pri, whole genome shotgun sequence DNA encodes the following proteins:
- the plk3 gene encoding serine/threonine-protein kinase PLK3, with amino-acid sequence MDTSRFTTSQRISCFTMNPDIFKPCTESGHVIPPPPATKPNRTKSEQIKPELAQVVTDSKTGKSYSKGKLLGKGGFARCYEMTDLANNKMYAVKVIPQSRVSKPHQRDKITNEIELHKTLHHKHVVKFSHHFEDQDNIYIFLELCSRKSLAHIWKARHTLTDPEVRYYLRQIISGLKYLHNRGILHRDLKLGNFFVNDNMELRLGDFGLAAKLETVEQRKKTICGTPNYLAPEVLNRQGHGMESDVWSLGCVIYTLMCGNPPFETLDLKETYKCIKEVKYNLPSTLSPAAQKLISGILQKNPSDRLTLDQILNHQFFTKAFTPDKLPPSSCVMVPELNPPSPAKRFFTKMAKNLFGKKKSKVEKNNCEERESISKLVSGIVKCSINRQMSYKTVGVDEAPSPTVCQQVSSGPLDTPAEEESGKSATSRSFKGTVASSTEPCEDGLTPAAVAESAMKVLNSCLSAMPAATRNPPCLSRPKSFIWVTKWVDYSNKYGFGYQLSDQNIGVLFNDGTHLSLCDQRKTVHYCLTNNKHFTFQASALPEQLCSQKQIVELMANYMEQNLMEGGDLHCEDQPPSQPPLLLQWVKTDHALVMLFNNGTLQVNFYTDHTKIILCKSSDAYLLTYISRERVSFTYLLSMLSEMGCSAELRHRMRYVVQLLQHHTDS; translated from the exons ATGGATACCTCGCGTTTTACTACCTCTCAACGTATTTCATGTTTCACGATGAATCCGGATATATTCAAACCTTGTACAGAAAGTGGACACGTTATTCCACCTCCTCCTGCAACTAAACCAAATAGGACTAAATCTGAACAAATCAAACCTGAACTCGCCCAGGTGGTGACCGATTCCAAGACAGGAAAATCTTACAGCAAAGGAAAGCTTCTGGGAAAG GGTGGCTTTGCACGATGCTATGAAATGACAGACCTtgccaacaacaaaatgtatgctGTGAAGGTGATACCACAGAGCAGGGTGTCAAAACCTCACCAGAGGGATAAG ATAACCAATGAAATCGAGCTCCACAAAACCTTACATCACAAGCATGTGGTGAAGTTCTCCCATCATTTCGAAGATCAAGACAACATCTATATTTTCCTTGAGCTCTGCAGTAGAAAG TCTCTGGCACACATTTGGAAAGCGAGACACACATTGACAGACCCAGAAGTGCGGTACTATCTCCGGCAAATCATATCTGGACTTAAGTACCTTCATAACCGAGGCATCCTTCACAGGGATCTCAAATTGG GCAATTTCTTTGTGAATGACAACATGGAGTTGAGGTTGGGAGACTTCGGGCTTGCTGCAAAGTTGGAAACCGTTGAACAGAGGAAGAA AACTATCTGTGGAACACCAAACTACCTTGCACCCGAAGTGTTAAACCGGCAAGGCCATGGAATGGAGTCGGACGTCTGGTCGCTAGGTTGTGTGAT ATACACACTGATGTGCGGTAACCCTCCCTTTGAAACCCTCGACCTGAAGGAGACATACAAGTGCATCAAGGAAGTAAAATACAACCTGCCATCGACCCTGTCTCCTGCTGCTCAGAAGCTCATCTCTGGCATTCTGCAGAAGAACCCCAGTGACCGCCTCACACTAGACCAAATTCTCAACCACCAGTTCTTTACGAAA gctttCACCCCCGACAAACTTCCTCCCAGCAGCTGTGTGATGGTGCCAGAGCTCAACCCGCCTAGCCCTGCCAAGAGGTTCTTCACAAAGATGGCGAAGAATCTCTTTGGCAAGAAAAAGTCCAAAG TGGAGAAGAACAACTGTGAAGAGCGCGAGAGCATCTCCAAGCTTGTATCTGGAATCGTCAAATGTTCCATTAATCGCCAGATGAGCTATAAAACAGTTGGTGTTGATGAG GCACCCTCTCCCACCGTCTGCCAGCAAGTCAGCTCTGGTCCACTGGACACTCCAGCTGAGGAGGAGTCAGGGAAGTCTGCAACATCGCGTTCTTTCAAAGGCACTGTGGCCAGCAGCACAGAAC cgTGTGAGGACGGCCTCACCCCTGCTGCTGTCGCTGAGTCAGCTATGAAAGTCCTCAACAGCTGTTTGTCTGCCATGCCTGCAG CTACAAGAaaccctccctgtctctccaggCCCAAATCCTTTATCTGGGTCACAAAGTGGGTAGACTATTCCAACAAATATGGCTTCGGCTACCAACTCTCCGACCAGAACATTGGGGTGCTCTTCAACGACGGCACTCACTTGAGCCTCTGTGATCAGCGCAA GACTGTGCACTACTGCTTGACGAACAACAAACACTTCACCTTCCAGGCCAGTGCTTTACCGGAGCAGCTCTGCAGTCAGAAGCAGATTGTGGAGCTGATGGCCAACTACATGGAACAAAACCTCATGGAG GGTGGGGACCTCCACTGTGAAGATCAGCCTCCCTCCCAGCCGCCGTTGCTTCTGCAGTGGGTTAAGACAGACCATGCTCTGGTGATGCTCTTCAACAACGGTACCCTGCAG GTGAACTTCTACACGGACCACACCAAGATAATCCTTTGCAAGTCTTCTGATGCTTACCTGCTGACCTACATCAGCCGCGAGCGGGTCTCCTTCACGTACCTCCTGAGCATGCTGTCAGAAATGGGTTGTTCTGCTGAGTTGAGGCACCGTATGCGCTACGTGGTCCAGCTGCTTCAACACCACACAGATTCCTAA